One Thalassotalea atypica DNA window includes the following coding sequences:
- the fba gene encoding class II fructose-bisphosphate aldolase (catalyzes the reversible aldol condensation of dihydroxyacetonephosphate and glyceraldehyde 3-phosphate in the Calvin cycle, glycolysis, and/or gluconeogenesis): protein MALISMRQMLDHAAEYGYGIPAFNVNNLEQVRAIMIAADATDSPVILQGSAGARKYAGAPFLRHLILAAIEEFPHIPVVMHQDHGTSPSVCQRSIQLGFSSVMMDGSLMSDGKTPSSYEYNVDVTRRTVEMAHACGVSVEGELGCLGSLETGEAGEEDGVGAEGKLTMDQMLTDPEEAADFVKKTQVDALAIACGTSHGAYKFTRPPTGDILAIDRIKAIHERIPNTHLVMHGSSSVPQEWLAIINEFGGKIPETYGVPVEQILEGIKNGVRKVNIDTDLRLASTGAVRRFLANNPSEFDPRKFLKVSTDAMADICKARYEAFGTAGHASKIKPISLDNMFSKYENGELDALVK from the coding sequence ATGGCTTTAATTTCAATGCGTCAAATGCTTGATCATGCAGCAGAATATGGTTACGGCATTCCAGCATTTAATGTGAATAACTTAGAGCAAGTACGCGCGATCATGATCGCAGCGGATGCAACGGATAGCCCTGTAATATTGCAAGGCTCTGCAGGAGCGCGCAAATATGCAGGTGCCCCATTCCTTCGCCATTTAATTTTGGCCGCTATTGAAGAATTCCCACACATCCCTGTGGTTATGCATCAAGACCACGGTACATCACCCAGTGTATGTCAGCGCTCTATTCAATTAGGTTTTTCATCTGTGATGATGGATGGCTCTTTAATGTCTGACGGCAAAACACCTTCATCGTATGAGTACAATGTTGATGTGACTCGCCGTACCGTTGAAATGGCACATGCCTGCGGTGTATCAGTAGAAGGTGAACTTGGTTGTTTAGGCTCTTTAGAAACAGGCGAAGCGGGTGAAGAAGACGGCGTAGGCGCTGAAGGTAAGTTGACCATGGATCAAATGTTAACTGATCCAGAAGAAGCCGCTGACTTCGTTAAAAAGACACAAGTTGATGCTTTAGCAATAGCCTGTGGAACTTCACACGGTGCCTATAAATTCACTCGCCCACCAACAGGCGATATTTTAGCTATCGATCGCATTAAAGCTATTCACGAGCGCATTCCGAACACTCATTTAGTGATGCATGGCTCATCTTCTGTTCCTCAAGAATGGTTGGCTATTATTAATGAATTCGGTGGCAAAATCCCAGAAACATACGGTGTACCTGTAGAACAAATCTTAGAAGGGATCAAAAATGGTGTTCGTAAAGTAAATATCGATACCGATCTTCGTCTAGCTTCTACTGGCGCTGTTCGACGCTTTTTGGCAAACAATCCAAGCGAATTTGACCCGCGTAAATTCTTGAAGGTTTCTACTGACGCTATGGCTGATATCTGTAAAGCGCGTTACGAGGCATTTGGCACTGCAGGCCACGCCAGTAAAATTAAACCAATTTCATTAGATAACATGTTTTCTAAGTATGAAAACGGCGAGTTAGACGCTTTAGTTAAATAA